A part of Acidimicrobiales bacterium genomic DNA contains:
- a CDS encoding SDR family NAD(P)-dependent oxidoreductase, which produces MHLDGVDALVTGGSSGLGAATAQRLASAGSRVTTIDLRGEPPVDVCDPDAVAAVVDRLGELRVLVCCAGVPAAGHRTVRRQGPHDLDVFERIVRVNLIGTFNCVRLAAWAMSRLEPVDDAGERGVIVTTSSIAAFDGVTGGAAYSAAKAGVAGMTLPVARDLAPLGIRVVSIAPGSFATPMVASMPPAYADQLAAETPFPHRFGQPGEFAALAQHVVENTMLNGTVIRLDGALRMR; this is translated from the coding sequence ATGCACCTCGACGGGGTCGACGCGCTGGTGACCGGCGGCTCGTCCGGCCTCGGCGCGGCGACGGCCCAGCGGCTGGCCTCGGCCGGCTCCCGGGTGACCACGATCGACCTGCGTGGCGAGCCGCCGGTCGACGTGTGCGACCCCGACGCCGTCGCCGCCGTCGTCGATCGGCTCGGCGAGCTCCGGGTGCTGGTGTGCTGCGCCGGCGTACCCGCCGCCGGCCACCGGACGGTGCGCCGGCAGGGCCCTCACGATCTCGACGTGTTCGAGCGGATCGTGCGGGTCAACCTGATCGGCACGTTCAACTGCGTGCGCCTGGCCGCGTGGGCGATGAGCCGGCTCGAGCCGGTCGACGACGCCGGCGAGCGAGGCGTGATCGTCACCACCTCGTCGATCGCCGCCTTCGACGGCGTCACCGGCGGGGCCGCCTACTCGGCCGCCAAGGCCGGCGTGGCCGGCATGACCCTGCCCGTCGCCCGCGACCTGGCGCCCCTCGGGATCCGGGTCGTGTCGATCGCTCCCGGCTCGTTCGCCACCCCGATGGTGGCGTCGATGCCCCCCGCCTACGCCGACCAGCTGGCCGCGGAGACGCCGTTCCCCCACCGGTTCGGCCAGCCCGGCGAGTTCGCCGCCCTCGCCCAGCACGTCGTCGAGAACACGATGCTCAACGGCACCGTCATCCGCCTCGACGGCGCCCTCAGGATGCGATGA